From the genome of Asterias rubens chromosome 13, eAstRub1.3, whole genome shotgun sequence:
TGCGTTCTGGCTCCCAGAAACTTCAAGAGTCAATAGTTTGGTGACCAAATTGAacataaaaggcactggacactattggtataattttctcaaataattgttaccttacttggttacgagtaatggagagctgttgatagtataaaacattgtgagaaactgctccctctgaagtagggtctcgaaatcaagcatctgaaagaacacaacttcatgtgacaagggtgttctttctttcatcctCACAACtccgactaccaattgagctcagattttcacaggcttgttttttatgcatatgttgggatacgcctagttagaagaatggtctttgacaattgccaatagtgtccagtgtctttaaacagttttaatcaacaacaaaaacttggaGCAAAAGGGAGCAGTACCTCCGACCATCAACGGCTGCTTTACGACCCCTTGTAAATAAGGAAGCCTGTGAACGTGCAGTACTTGCCATGGTCGCTGTAGATAGCGTACGCATCAGAAGGTGTAAGGACGAGATGGACCTGATCACCCTGCTGCAGTTGAAGTACGAGTGATTGCGACATCATCTGGTTCCTTTCTCCTGGTTCGCCTCCGATACCTGTCACTCTGTTGCCGTTCTTCAGTAAGGTGACGCCCATGTATTTGTGGTCGTAGGAACGCACCCTGCATTATATAGAAAATGACACAAATACCAAATAATCAGAAAATAGACAAaaactgttgcaaacaactttccAACCAAAAACactgatggtataaatgcaagaaCGGCCGGacgaaaaatctataaaaacgtctcaacaacaaaataaacaatttaacaaaaacatagATTAAGGGCCACATGAATTTTTTATGTAAGAAATAACTATAATTAAAATGGTTAACTTCCGATGCAACAATGTATTAATTCTTTTGGGATaggtgttggctctgaaagatctggtgtggtcttgacatttcaaacCGTTTTCAGGAGTCAGGAGAAGACTGTTCGAAACATGTGTAAATCTTCTGATATAGTGTTGGTTCCAAAAAGAATTGGTGGATGACAACTTAACATTTCCATCAGTACGCTATCTTCAGGTGTTAATCGGATGTTAAAGGATGTTAATCGGCCTTCAAAGgtactggaaacctttggtaattggtgCATCctaacattttatgcataaaattataaataaataaacaaatctgtgaaattttgactcgattggtcatcgaagtgcaAGAGAATAGTACCCGAATAAACACCCTTATTgctcaaatttgtgtgctctcagaagCCTAAAAACGTCTTAAGGCCTGaagaattttaatatttgagtgaaaaattacctatttctcaaacaACACACAACCAtgtcacttctgagggagcagtttctcacaatactgtatactgtcaacagctctcctttgcacgcaagtaagttgtttttcaggctaacaattattttgagtaactaccaatagtgtccagagcctgtaaacaaaacaacaacaacaacaacaacaacaacaacaacagcactTACGTAAAGGAGAAGAAGTAGTAGCCGTTGATGTGGCAGACGAACGTGCTGTTATGTTCCTTGAAGTGGTTGCCCTTATTGGCGAAGACGTTGTCGAAGACGACAGTCTGGTAAACGCCCGTTTGGCCGGTTAAGTGACGTGTTGCTCCGGCAGAGAACAGACTTTTCCTGGTACCTGGTAATTGCATTTACAAAAAGGAGGTATAAAGGAATGAATTGTTTGAAATGAAAGTCGACAAAAGATACAAACTAAAATCTATATTTGATTTGGCTTTCAAGAGGCTGGGAGActtcaatgtttattttttttgtgtttcGGACATTGAGCAATCAGCATTGgttgttgtcatgtttgttcTCTAGGcccctttcgaaaccacgggTTTGGTTTCAGGATCCGTTCtctcttgtctgaagccctgagcacgtacacAAAGCACGTgcaaaatgtcaaaacaaccgcagggccaagctagcctgagccgaatcccaAAGCCGAGGTTTCGTACAGGGCCAAAGTCTCGAGCAACCCCACAAGACCGCTCTACCTCTCTGCTGCCGCCAAGCGGCTACATTTCCCCAACCAGAGATGATGTAACTTACTTGAAAGAGATCGGACGCTGTTCAGCTCATCTCTCAGTATTTCTGTATCTGATTCACTGAGAGCCAATCTCGAACTGGAGGTTGCTCCACCAGGTGACATCCTCTGCATGGGGTTCTGATcctcgtcatcatcatcaagcTGAGGGGCCAACTGTAGCGCCACCAAGCGTTCAAGTCTCTCCAGTCTCTCTGCCGTCTCGTCATCCATAGCACCGCCGTTGAATGATCCTCCTGAAGTAAGACGGTCCTTTGAAGGCTCGCTCATCATCCTCTCCATGCTCTCCATTCGGAACTTCATGTTGCTGTTTTCAGTGCTGAGCTGTCGCATAGCCGCACCGAGAAGTTCTTCATCCACGGGGTTCTCACCGGGTTCGGCCTTGACCGTTGGTGGGGTCCGCAGCGCCACAAGTTCGGACTCCCTGTTACCAATGTACTCATTTAGGCTCGACAGCCTCTTCTCGATTGTGATCTCTCTGGCGAAGACATCAGGTAGTTCGCTGTAGAGGACGCCGAAGAAGTTCTCGAATTTCTTGAGGATTCGTTCGAGTTCCTGGACGCGCTGGTGGGCAGTGTGCAGTTCTGCCATTGTAGTTGTCATTCCTCCTAAACGTTCTTTCAGCTCTCTGTTCTCGGATACAACTTCTACCATCTGCAGACAATAACAAGAAAGAGAGAGAAACATTATGAACTTTTGAATGATCATGTTGATGATGATtagattttcatttttattttccaGTGGCAAGCAAGAGTTGTACAGTTTCTCTGTATATGCTACAATGTTCATCACTGTTCTTTTTATACCTTTGATAATTATGCAAAATcaccataaaaactaacttggtaaaaAAGCACTGGAGCTGTTCattataaaacatattttcaccCAACAAATTGAATCTTAGAAATGCTTTAGGCATCAGAAGCCTTTCtcgggcatctgaaatcacattTCGTtgcaaccattttttttttttttttgaccccACCCAAACGgtcacaggtttttaatttgatgcattatgttgggatacactaagagCGGAAACTGGTCATACCAGAAGTATataccatgtgaactttgtttacaataagtgtgaccttgaacattctttgagtattctggcaggcacagtACTACACAGGTtgagaaagttgacattttgtgtcataatttccacataaatccaagaattatttaagtaaaagctggacacgTTTTGAGATGTGAGCCTTTTAtcatcaaaagttgataagaattagacagtgcaatcttcaTAAAATATCAAGTTTTATGATTTCTTACATTAAGCTGTGTAAAAATCGTACCTGCTGGAAGTCCAGGCTctatggctcttttgtaaacatgtaatgTCACAGGTACCATCGTCTATACACTGCTCTTAAAAAGTGAGATAGTGTAATTTATCTTCGAAAGCTTTGGATTGGCAGCATGCTTGATTAGCCCATGGAGGAATTGGCCCGGCGGTTGTGTATGTCCCCATACATGATTAGACTTCCTTTGCTGGCTGGCCATCGAAACACTTTTCCGGGGCTGATGTGAGTTTAAGGTGACAAATGTACCTTCTTGTTTCGGTACCAACAGTTGacaaagtaataataaaacaatttcaatgcTCCATGAACTTTTACCTTACCTCCTGTTTCATAACAGATGTGCTTTTCTCCACTTCGGCCATGCGCCTCTCGAAGTCCACAATGTTTGTGTCCATTGCACGGCTTTCCTGTGTGGTAGCGGGTGCGGGCTTGGCCTTCCCCGGGATGAACGGCTTGCGGGCCCCGGTGCCCAGGACCACCAACATCACGACGAGGAGTCGTGAAATTAGGGGAGTCATCTTGTTTATGCCGAGGCAAGATTGTATAACCTGATCTGGAAGAaggaaaaataaacaagttaaagCTTGAGGTCGTCAACAGGCGTAAGAGGTCAAACATTGCATTCCATCTCTGGTCTTTGGTCTTGCTACGTTACCGACATTTTGTCACACCCTTGTCGTTTAATAAAGAaatatggttaaaggcagtggacactattggtaattactcaaaataattatcaccataaaacctttcttgattaccagtagtggggagaggttgatagtataaaacattgtgagaaacagctccctctgaagtgacgtagttttcgagaaatcagtaattttccacgaatttgatttcgagacctcaagtttagaacttgaggtctcgaaatcaagcatcagaaagcacacaacttcgtgtgacaaggtttttctttctttcgttattatctcgcaacttcgacgaccgattgagctcaaattttcacaggtttgttattttatgcatatgttgagatacactaactgtgaagactagtctttgacaattaccaaaagtgtccactgtctttaaaccaattTTGTGTCGTCAGAATTTCTTTTAAGAACagtttcttcaaacaaagtttgAAAGTACATAGACGATGTGCATCTAGACGAATGTCACGGTAATTATGCACCAACAAATTAtacaatcaaaaacaaattcacatgTTGACAGTAGTGATGATAATTTTGGGATACCAGTAGGTCATTTTAACTTTAAAAGAAATACAACTCGGATTTTTCGTGGAATGCAGTTAAACGAAAGACAACTTTCTCGAGTCTGTTGATTGAAATAATTCTTTCGCCAGCCTTCGTGCATTTACCAAGTGCTTCGTATACCCGATGGGTATTtcacggtacgaagtgacccgCAGGTACGAAGTATCCAGTGTACGAAGTGGTAAGtatccagggtacgaagtgtgGTAAAGGAATTGTGTCTGACATCCGTTTTCTGAACACCACTAGCAACAGGTGTTTGGAGTTGTCATTCACGAGTTGACCTATTTGAGTTGAGCCATATGCACCTATCTCTGCATTTAACGCGCCGCCAATGTAAGCatgttgttgattttatttaacCCCCTGAAATATTCTCCGAGTTCAAACGACGGAATTCAGACGACAACCATTTATGGGAACAGCACCTGTTGTTTCCAAGGTTTTTTGGAATAAACACATGCAGAATCAATTTAAAATGGTTCTAGCGTGATGTGATAGGAATGCATGTTCCAGATACGTCCAATGTATTGTTGAAAACCACGATTTTCTGAAACTGAAGCAAGCCATCATTTTGTACAATTGCCTTTTGTTATGGGTGTTGGAAGTCGCAAGTAGGCCTTCATTAGAAACGTTACAGATAAGAAAcgaaaatcgtgaagatcacaaatttacataaaacttacatggtgtagatagttgaaaacatcccgtgaaatatttctgtctgaaatgtcatattagatgagaaataaataatctaacttcgcgtttggagtttatcgctcagttagcgttttatacatttttattttggcatcaatgcaatgcaaaatttgtaatcgtttttttcactattctctcgtgacccagatgaccgatcgatctcgaagttcttcaggtttgtcagtttataaatggttttatgtatggtggattacataaagtgcttacactgccagcaactattttgttatagcaaaaaccaattctgtaatgttccttgaacttatatataaattttCATTCGACAAGAAATAACATCTGGTCAATCTGCAACTGAAACCACATTGTATTAACCCATGCCTAAGCTTTTATTGAATAAGGAAGACAAAACTAATTTCTTTTGAGTCATAAAGTTATTAGAGCCTTGAGAAAGTGGTACTTTTTCTGTTTATATGGCACAACAAAACCAAGACAAGTTTTGAAAAGGAACATGATCTATCGAGCAAATACAGAGGCATttaacacatggtgttaccacaaacaatCATACAAAGTAGCCTACATTTCTTAAATTCGCCATGCGATGCctaaaatcattcaaaattatTACTCAACCCAAAAAAACTACGAATGCGAGGtgtacaagaagaaaacaatcgCTGGCAACCTTaggtaataattattgtcaacaaccagtattctcacttgttttGTCCCAAGATGCGCATAAAATACATAGTAAACGGTTTCACGCCTGAAGACTTCTATCACTATTATACGAGTGAGACATTTCTCTtactaaaaaactacgttaattcggaggataactttccgtatggccgCGCCATCCATTGGGGTTAATATTAGTGagggcgccatacggaaacttttccatttcgGAGCATAGAGcaagagccgtttctcacaatgttttttttactatcaatatCTACGCATTGCTTgcccaagtaagtttgtatgcttacaattattttgagagtgcccagtgccttttaacGATGAACGTGTGCAAATTGTACGCGTACATAGCACAACTATTGACAGAATGATTGACGCTACTCTAGACAGACAATTTTGTTGTCATGAAAGCTACACAATTTTAAACTGCTGCTGCTACTTGTTAACACCTTCCTTGTTCGATACAAACAAACCCCAAATCACGCACACTGTAATCTGGCGCAGATTAGCACCTTCACGGTTTTTTTTCTGGAGATGTCTTTTGTCCGGAAACCTCAGTTCCAATAAAGGCGTTGGGTTGGCCCCATCACCCTTCCATCTTTGCATTTTGaggtacaacatgtacaaaattacttggtataGTAGCCGCATCCATTCAATTATATTATTGCAAACTGTTATAAATGGACCGTTGGACATTATGTTAAAATTGAAACAAGGGGGAATTTAAAATGAACAGACAAAAGTGGAAAAGCAGCATTTTGTGTGAACAAATGGATATAGTTTTGTACGTATGCCAAACAAATTTCAGGAATATGTTTACAATTGTGAGATTTGTTtgaaccattttgttttgtctttgggTTTTCTTGTTGTGTTTGTGTATCACTCACTGCATGTGCATGTGAAGAGGTTTTTTGTATTTAGCGGTAGTTTTTCTAAGACTGTGTCAAAAAAATCTTATGACGTACCATGGAGGTACATAGGTTGTTAAAAATCACTTCAGTAGGCCATGGACAGTAGGCTACAACGAATTATAACATGGTATCTACAATACTTACCAAATTCAGGATTTCCTTCGACAGGGACTCAAGCTCAGTGCAAAACTCCCACTTCAGAAATCAGCTTTTTACTGGAGCACACCTATGGAAGAATGGCAAAGACACTGTGGTTGATGATGCAGCAACGCGCGTACCGTTGTTTGGGCGCGGTGGACCGGTCTGGTTCGGCGGTTCGGTTGCGCCTTTATATTATCGGTGTTTATTCGTCCTTACAGTGTTTTTGAGTGATGTGACAACACTAAACTCTTCGAGCTGATTGTTTACTCAATAGTGACTTGTAGTGTGACTTCTTCATATGAAGTGAATTATGGACTGTCAGGGTAAAAGTTGCTGGCCTTTATAGCCTGTGTGTTGCCAAGGTTTCATCACCAAATTACAGGGCCTGTCACGTAAATACATGTGGCGGTGATTTTGGATTGTTCCACTATTCAAAAGGgacttttcaaataccaaccaTATCACTTTCTCTGTCCGCATTTGTTTGCCCTTCCGGTTATCGTCAAAAAAAGTCCATAATATTTCAAAGAGTCAAGAATAGAATTATCTTCTTAAAGCATTCATTTTACTTCCAAAACTtggggatgtttttttttccggggAAAATAATATCCATCCCCAAACCTAATAATGGACGATTTTGTTTATCTCTCTTCTCTCTTCCAAACATGAAACTTCCCGACCCCGAGGGAACAGATATGCAAGTGACGTCATTAACAAGGTTGGCAGTGTCACGGGTTCTGCCCATGTGTTCGGCACCTGCTATGCACACTATTTGATACGGTATCCTAGAAAGAACtttacaaatacaaatgttttaaagacaatattatttttggtttaactCCCTGCCTCAAAACTGAATTCAATTCTATCAATATTTTATTAGTCGCTGAAAGTCTTCTTTTAATTTTGAGGAGGCAAGTGTCCACTTGGGCCTCCGGCCTTGTGTGGTGGCCTTGTCTCTGGGGTGCCGCGAAAGCCCTCCCGAGGACGGCAAGTACCGTTCCCTCTCAACTGGCCTTCTGAgcagtgttttttattgtacTGCCTCAAAAACCTTTCTAAGTTAcagatttgtttgtattttaatgtTAACAGAAAGGAAATCCGAGACCAACAAAATCGGTCGtgacgtgtgtttaaaataaatccgtaattctccatatcgaaaattgatattgttataatgttttcttaaaaagtaaagcatttcattgaataatatttcaagagaagtctttcaccattaaacc
Proteins encoded in this window:
- the LOC117298290 gene encoding uncharacterized protein LOC117298290, with translation MTPLISRLLVVMLVVLGTGARKPFIPGKAKPAPATTQESRAMDTNIVDFERRMAEVEKSTSVMKQEMVEVVSENRELKERLGGMTTTMAELHTAHQRVQELERILKKFENFFGVLYSELPDVFAREITIEKRLSSLNEYIGNRESELVALRTPPTVKAEPGENPVDEELLGAAMRQLSTENSNMKFRMESMERMMSEPSKDRLTSGGSFNGGAMDDETAERLERLERLVALQLAPQLDDDDEDQNPMQRMSPGGATSSSRLALSESDTEILRDELNSVRSLSSTRKSLFSAGATRHLTGQTGVYQTVVFDNVFANKGNHFKEHNSTFVCHINGYYFFSFTVRSYDHKYMGVTLLKNGNRVTGIGGEPGERNQMMSQSLVLQLQQGDQVHLVLTPSDAYAIYSDHGKYCTFTGFLIYKGS